Proteins encoded together in one Juglans regia cultivar Chandler chromosome 9, Walnut 2.0, whole genome shotgun sequence window:
- the LOC108990159 gene encoding transcription factor bHLH79-like, with protein sequence MDPPLINESSFSAVNPSAYSLAEIRPLGTDPGGGGLGLRIGNMGQTPLAFRESSANRDSSAEESTVTEQSGGGCGNRKKRKEVSSEGESSKTVSCGSANNLKESNGKRMKLAGSRDANACSIAEAQASSAAGNMRAEESTKPSEPPKQDYIHVRARRGQATDSHSLAERARREKISESMKILQDLVPGCNKVIGKALVLDEIINYVQSLQHQVEFLSMKLEAVNSRLNTNPTI encoded by the exons ATGGATCCTCCACTGATAAACGAATCTTCGTTCTCGGCGGTCAACCCGTCCGCCTACAGCTTGGCGGAGATTAGGCCACTAGGTACGGATCCCGGCGGTGGGGGACTGGGGCTCCGGATTGGAAATATGGGTCAGACCCCTCTAGCGTTCCGCGAGAGCTCCGCGAATCGCGACAGTTCGGCCGAGGAATCTACAGTGACTGAGCAGAGTGGCGGTGGTTGTGGTAAtaggaagaagaggaaagaagTGAGCTCGGAGGGCGAGTCGTCGAAGACGGTTTCTTGTGGTAGTGCCAACAACTTG AAAGAATCAAATGGTAAACGGATGAAACTAGCTGGATCCCGAGATGCGAATGCTTGTTCAATAGCTGAAGCGCAAGCTAGTTCAGCGGCTGGAAACATGCGAGCTGAAGAAAGTACTAAACCTTCTGAGCCACCTAAGCAAGACTATATTCATGTGAGAGCGAGAAGGGGCCAAGCTACTGATAGCCACAGTCTAGCAGAGAGG GCAAGGAGAGAGAAGATCAGTGAGAGTATGAAAATTCTCCAAGATTTGGTCCCTGGATGTAACAAG GTTATTGGAAAAGCACTTGTCCTCGATGAGATTATTAATTATGTCCAGTCGCTGCAACACCAGGTTGAG TTCCTCTCAATGAAGCTTGAAGCAGTTAATTCAAGGTTGAATACGAACCCCACCATTTAG
- the LOC108990168 gene encoding transcription factor MYB35-like, which translates to MVRPPCCDKLNLKRGLWTAQEDAKILAYVSKHGTGNWTAVPKKAGLKRCGKSCRLRWTNYLRPDLKHDSFTPQEEEMIVRLHAAIGSRWSIIAQQLPGRTDNDVKNHWNTKLRKKLSEMGIDPVTHKPFSQILADYGNIGGLRKPGSRIGSLNKDFKNVTMLKSEPYPFPPQGFPNISSQLVPSTTSPQTTPIQLDTFFNSNQANNNHSFDLLAELQTIKLVTEVSNCSHNNTHPPPIFLEDSLSSSSSSSPTCSTAAQEKSPLDLSWHDFLLDDEFLPADPQEQEIMASHSSKEFASQNQNVIVQKNETNKEAAIEECIKAKGTDCEILSNDFQPSSSSEISFVEAMLDQEYRMFLDFPNLLEEPFYY; encoded by the exons ATGGTAAGACCTCCTTGCTGTGACAAGCTGAACCTTAAAAGGGGTCTCTGGACTGCACAGGAAGATGCAAAGATACTTGCATATGTCTCAAAGCATGGCACAGGAAACTGGACAGCTGTTCCTAAAAAAGCAG GTCTTAAAAGATGTGGGAAGAGCTGCAGGCTAAGGTGGACTAACTACCTGAGGCCTGATCTTAAGCATGACAGCTTCACTCCCCAAGAAGAGGAGATGATTGTTAGGCTTCATGCAGCCATAGGCAGCAG GTGGTCCATAATAGCACAACAACTTCCTGGGAGAACAGACAATGATGTTAAGAACCACTGGAATACCAAGTTGAGAAAGAAGCTTTCTGAAATGGGAATCGATCCTGTCACTCATAAGCCTTTCTCTCAAATACTTGCTGATTATGGAAACATTGGAGGCCTTCGAAAACCTGGCAGCAGAATTGGATCTCTCAATAAAGATTTTAAGAATGTAACTATGTTGAAATCTGAACCATATCCATTCCCACCACAAGGATTCCCAAACATCAGCAGTCAATTGGTGCCCTCAACAACATCACCCCAAACAACACCAATCCAATTAGACACCTTTTTTAATAGTAACCAAGCTAACAACAACCATTCATTTGATCTTCTCGCCGAGCTCCAAACCATAAAGCTGGTCACGGAGGTCTCGAATTGCAGCCACAACAACACCCACCCACCACCAATCTTCCTCGAAGATTCCTTGtcatcgtcgtcatcatcatctccaACCTGTTCCACTGCAGCGCAAGAGAAGTCACCCCTTGACTTAAGTTGGCATGACTTTCTTCTCGACGATGAATTTCTACCAGCTGATCCTCAAGAACAAGAAATCATGGCTTCGCATTCATCAAAGGAATTTGCAAGCCAAAACCAAAATGTGATAGTACAGAAAAATGAGACAAATAAGGAGGCTGCTATAGAAGAATGTATTAAAGCTAAAGGAACAGATTGTGAAATCCTAAGCAATGACTTTCAACCCTCCTCATCCTCTGAAATCTCTTTTGTGGAAGCCATGCTAGATCAAGAATATCGAATGTTCTTAGACTTCCCTAACCTTTTGGAGGAACCATTCTACTACTAA
- the LOC108990167 gene encoding uncharacterized protein LOC108990167 — translation MGAISLYRGNLHRVPDVPRRWLMPTPKISLGVFKSLLQRRSKALSRLHSSTTTANANPNPNPNPISEQKQQSECLKENESSIEPKLEAKSPCYCGEGPSGEEKHQKDQKESDGGGDFPVKVDAADALPEKGSGAVDGGANEKALPVQTKLADLATPNLEVTNKVDLLNGREKRKREVEDKLQSLNAKKHNLVQALKQILNAEEELKRRNSMQGMTIRPSVPLQVDAANDTGSLTRQPTPRTGSETNLGGDMEGGEADDPLNHNTHPRHTFRMSSMSPSSESPLRRPASNQHNMVSHPSRPSFGVTGSPSRFAPTGHPGNPANLPTLSVSGTNYMASSPSPAASGGTSTFRDARLPSPWN, via the exons ATGGGGGCGATTTCTCTGTACAGAGGGAACCTCCACAGAGTTCCCGACGTGCCTCGTCGATGGCTTATGCCAACCCCTAAAATCTCCCTCGGAGTGTTCAAATCCCTCCTTCAGCGTCGCTCCAAAGCCCTCTCTCGCCTCCATTCTTCCACTACCACTGCTAAcgccaaccccaaccccaaccccaaccccatcTCCGAACAGAAGCAACAGAGCGAATGCCTGAAAGAGAATGAGTCTTCTATTGAGCCTAAACTGGAAGCAAAAAGTCCCTGTTATTGTGGAGAAGGGCCTTCTGGTGAGGAAAAACACCAGAAAGACCAGAAAGAATCAGACGGCGGTGGCGATTTCCCTGTGAAAGTTGATGCAGCTGATGCGTTGCCTGAGAAAGGCTCCGGTGCGGTTGATGGTGGTGCCAATGAGAAAGCCTTGCCTGTCCAAACAAAACTGGCTGACCTTGCAACCCCAAATTTGGAG GTAACCAACAAAGTAGATTTGTTAAATGGCAGAGAAAAGAGGAAACGGGAAGTCGAGGATAAGTTACAAAGTCTGAATGCAAAGAAACATAATCTTGTACAAGCGCTGAAGCAG ATCTTGAATGCAGAGGAGGAATTAAAGAGGCGAAATAGCATGCAAGGAATGACAATTCGCCCGTCCGTTCCACTTCAAGTGGATGCTGCAAATGACACTGGGTCATTGACTAGGCAGCCCACTCCTAGGACGGGCTCGGAGACCAATCTTGGTGGAGATATGGAAGGGGGAGAAGCTGATGATCCTTTAAACCATAACACTCATCCTCGCCATACATTTCGGATGAGTAGTATGTCACCATCTTCAGAGTCTCCTCTTAGAAGGCCTGCCTCTAATCAACACAACATG GTTTCACACCCCTCACGACCAAGTTTTGGGGTAACTGGTAGTCCATCACGCTTTGCTCCCACAGGGCACCCGGGGAACCCTGCAAACCTGCCCACATTATCTGTATCAGGAACAAATTACATGGCATCCTCTCCTTCTCCTGCTGCTTCTGGTGGTACCTCCACTTTTAGAGATGCTCGGCTGCCAAGTCCGTGGAATTAG